The Procambarus clarkii isolate CNS0578487 chromosome 57, FALCON_Pclarkii_2.0, whole genome shotgun sequence genome has a segment encoding these proteins:
- the LOC138353368 gene encoding uncharacterized protein, protein MDDTVDGSMDDTVDGSMDDTVDGSMDDTVDGSMDDTVDGSMDDTVDGSMDDTVDGSMDDTVDGSMDDTVDGSMDDTVDGSMDDTVDGSMDDTVDGSMDDTVDGSMDDTVDGSMDDTVDGSMDDTVDGSMDDTVDGSMDDTVDGSMDDTVDGSMDDTVDGSMEIREGL, encoded by the coding sequence ATGGATGATACTGTAGATGGAAGTATGGATGATACTGTAGATGGAAGTATGGATGATACCGTAGATGGAAGTATGGATGATACTGTAGATGGAAGTATGGATGATACTGTAGATGGAAGTATGGATGATACTGTAGATGGAAGTATGGATGATACTGTAGATGGAAGTATGGATGATACTGTAGATGGAAGTATGGATGATACCGTAGATGGAAGTATGGATGATACCGTAGATGGAAGTATGGATGATACTGTAGATGGAAGTATGGATGATACTGTAGATGGAAGTATGGATGATACCGTAGATGGAAGTATGGATGATACTGTAGATGGAAGTATGGATGATACTGTAGATGGAAGTATGGATGATACTGTAGATGGAAGTATGGATGATACTGTAGATGGAAGTATGGATGATACTGTAGATGGAAGTATGGATGATACCGTAGATGGAAGTATGGATGATACCGTAGATGGAAGTATGGAGATCAGGGAAGGCTTATGA